Proteins from a single region of Shinella zoogloeoides:
- a CDS encoding AEC family transporter produces MSDVALNVLPIFALILIGWLLVRTGYLREALGEGLGEFVFRVAVPVLLFRTIAEADFAGEAPWRIWVGYFAGVAVTWTVAHLVATLGFSRDRRIGVLAGVSSAFANNVFIGLPLVSRVVGDEGLVALSVLLSVHLPVMMIAGTILMERAERKEGTREPQSFAALLAGIGNSLVRNPLVIGLLAGALFHVAGMPLGGPVKVVVDQIAATAAPAALVSIGMALNKYKLGGNAGIALAMTGLKLLLLPGSVYVACRLLGLSPEWTAAMVLTSSVPTGVNAWLLANHFGVGHALASSTITMTTALGVFTVSFWAWLLG; encoded by the coding sequence ATGTCTGACGTCGCCCTCAATGTCCTTCCCATCTTCGCGCTCATCCTGATCGGCTGGCTGCTGGTGCGCACCGGCTATCTCCGGGAGGCGCTGGGGGAGGGGCTGGGCGAGTTCGTCTTCCGCGTCGCCGTGCCCGTGCTGCTCTTCCGCACCATCGCGGAGGCGGATTTCGCGGGCGAAGCGCCCTGGCGCATCTGGGTCGGCTATTTCGCGGGGGTCGCCGTGACGTGGACGGTGGCGCATCTGGTGGCGACGCTGGGCTTTTCGCGCGACCGGCGCATCGGCGTGCTGGCCGGCGTTTCCTCGGCCTTCGCCAACAATGTCTTCATCGGCCTGCCGCTCGTTTCGCGCGTCGTCGGCGACGAGGGGCTTGTTGCGCTCTCGGTGCTGCTCTCGGTGCATCTGCCGGTGATGATGATCGCCGGGACGATCCTGATGGAGCGCGCCGAGCGCAAGGAAGGCACCCGCGAGCCGCAGAGCTTCGCCGCTCTTCTTGCCGGAATAGGCAACAGCCTTGTGCGCAATCCGCTGGTGATCGGCCTTCTCGCCGGCGCGCTGTTCCATGTCGCCGGCATGCCGCTCGGTGGGCCGGTGAAGGTGGTGGTCGACCAGATCGCCGCGACGGCCGCACCCGCCGCGCTCGTCTCTATCGGCATGGCGCTCAACAAGTACAAGCTCGGCGGCAATGCCGGCATCGCGCTGGCCATGACCGGCCTCAAGCTCCTGCTCCTGCCGGGGTCGGTCTATGTCGCCTGCCGGCTGCTCGGCCTCAGCCCGGAATGGACCGCCGCGATGGTGCTGACATCCTCCGTGCCGACAGGCGTCAATGCCTGGCTGCTCGCCAACCATTTCGGCGTCGGCCATGCGCTGGCCTCTTCCACCATCACCATGACCACGGCTCTCGGGG